GCTTGTTAATTATTTTAGAGGCCAAAGGAAATATAGTGAACACACCCAAAGACAGGCAAAATATGGCAATACCCAAATCCGCTTTATCAATATTCAATTTATCCTTTACTGTTGGAATATATATGGCCCAAGTACCAAACCAAATGTTTAGACTGGCGAACACCCATGCGGGCGCAAAGTATCTGGGATTGGAAAAAATAAGCTGGAGTGATTTCATGTTAATGGGTACATGTTAAATTTAATACACTTTACAAATTGATAGTTTTCGAATATGTTATACAACATGGGATAAATCTTCTCCAAGCCTTCTATTTTTGTTCAGTCCTTCAATAACAGTCATTTCCCTTTCGGATAATTCAAAGTCAAATATTTCAAAATTTTCACGTATCCTTTTAGGAGTTATCGACTTTGGAATAACCGCTACCCCTCTTTGAATTAACCATCGCAACGTAACTTGTACCGCAGATTTTTGATGTATCTTTCCAATTTCCCTTAGTTCTGGAATATTCAATACCTCCCCCATCATTATCGGTCTCCATGCTTCGAGCTGTATATTGTGCAGACCTGCAAAGTCCATCATATCATTTTGACTACAATAAGGGTGCATTTCTACTTGGTTTAATGCTGGAACAACTTCTGCATCTCCCATTAAATTTTTCAACTGATCTATACTAAAATTGCATACCCCAATGGCTTTTGCCCTACCACTTTTATATATTTCTTCCATCGCTCTGTAAGTTTCCCTGTATTTGAATTTCACGGGCCAGTGTATCAAATACATATCCACATAATCCGTATCAAGCTTTATCAAACTTTCATCAAAGGCATATAATGTTTTATCATATCCCTGTTCACTGTTCCAGACCTTGGTAGTTATAAAAACATCTGCTCTGGATATTGTACTCTTTTTTATGGCCTTTCCCACTCCTTCTTCATTTTGATAGGCAGAAGCTGTATCTATTTTACGATAACCGGTATGCAAAGCAGAAATAACTGCGTTTTCGACCTCTTCGTCATTCTTTGCAAAAAGTACACCTAGGCCCATTTGCGGCATCATTATCTTATTATTGAGTTCAAATTTGAATGTATTCTCCATTGCCATCATCACTTTTTTGATTCAGCATATTCTTAATTTCTAAACAAAATAACTAAAGACTCTACTATACTTTTTAGCATAAATCATTCTTTAAATAAGACATTTTATTCTCCATAATCTCTTTTTTCAAACTATTTAGATAGTTTTACTTTATGAAACCTATGCTGGAAGCCATCAATGTAGCATCGAACACTTCGCTGAAGATAGAGACTTACTTCGCCTCTACCCAATGCGAGTCTACTGGATGGCATATCCATCCTGAGTTCGAATTGGTGTATGTGAAAAATGGCTCAGGAATACTCCATGTTGGTCCAAAAAAAGAAGAGTACAGCGATGGGGTCATTATTTTTTTAGGAGGAAATATTCCACATGCAGATTTTGGGAACAAGGATTATGATAACAATATTGAGGTGGTGATTCAATTCAAAAAAGAGGCATTAAACGACAGACTGCAAATCTTCCCTGAATTTAATGATATCAAGCGATTAATCGAAGCATCTAACCAAATATTAATTTTTGACAAGGCAACCAAAGAAGCGTTATCGGAAAAATTTGAAAAATTTCGAATGCTGGACAGCCAAGGAAAGTTGATCAACTTACTTGCCATTTTGGATTATCTTTCTAAAAAGAGTACTCCAAAAAAATTGTTGGAAAGCATCCCGTTGAGCAAGTTCAAAAAAGATGAAATACGAAGGTTGGAGCAGGCTTTTGAGTATGTTAACACAAATTATGACAAAAAAATATCCGTCACTGAAATAGCCTCGCAATTG
The nucleotide sequence above comes from Flagellimonas sp. HMM57. Encoded proteins:
- a CDS encoding aldo/keto reductase, translating into MENTFKFELNNKIMMPQMGLGVLFAKNDEEVENAVISALHTGYRKIDTASAYQNEEGVGKAIKKSTISRADVFITTKVWNSEQGYDKTLYAFDESLIKLDTDYVDMYLIHWPVKFKYRETYRAMEEIYKSGRAKAIGVCNFSIDQLKNLMGDAEVVPALNQVEMHPYCSQNDMMDFAGLHNIQLEAWRPIMMGEVLNIPELREIGKIHQKSAVQVTLRWLIQRGVAVIPKSITPKRIRENFEIFDFELSEREMTVIEGLNKNRRLGEDLSHVV
- a CDS encoding AraC family transcriptional regulator; this encodes MKPMLEAINVASNTSLKIETYFASTQCESTGWHIHPEFELVYVKNGSGILHVGPKKEEYSDGVIIFLGGNIPHADFGNKDYDNNIEVVIQFKKEALNDRLQIFPEFNDIKRLIEASNQILIFDKATKEALSEKFEKFRMLDSQGKLINLLAILDYLSKKSTPKKLLESIPLSKFKKDEIRRLEQAFEYVNTNYDKKISVTEIASQLGFTPNSFCRFFRKMTHRRFISFVNEFRVEKAIEHFNINNTNIAEIMYKSGFNDPSYFTRQFKKYKGITPSNYLKTKYGL